In Pirellulales bacterium, one DNA window encodes the following:
- a CDS encoding lipoate--protein ligase family protein, giving the protein MNSCRLIIDPPASGAWNMALDEALLESAQNDGIATLRFYTWREPTLSLGYFQPHDDRKLHAASAGCALVRRASGGGAILHDRELTYSVALPFAHPLAARAEKLYQAVHRSLIETLAEFGAAATQCEPASAPSPYPLPKGEGFETCTNTSSGLNKPFLCFQRREQGDVLLAGHKIAGSAQRRQRGAVLQHGSVLWARSPFAPELPGIADFIDGSKEMAGANLRGMNGLLEVWPVRLAARLSLDQQREALPEAVVSAARAIERGKFGDAGWTCRR; this is encoded by the coding sequence GTGAATTCCTGTCGCCTCATCATCGATCCGCCGGCATCGGGCGCGTGGAACATGGCGCTGGATGAAGCGCTGTTGGAATCGGCGCAGAATGACGGAATTGCCACGCTACGGTTTTACACGTGGCGGGAACCGACGCTATCGCTGGGATATTTTCAGCCGCACGACGATCGGAAATTGCACGCGGCCAGCGCCGGGTGTGCGCTGGTGCGGCGTGCCAGCGGCGGCGGTGCGATTTTGCACGACCGCGAATTGACCTACAGCGTTGCCCTGCCCTTTGCGCATCCGCTTGCCGCGCGGGCTGAAAAGCTGTACCAGGCGGTACACCGGAGCTTGATCGAAACGCTGGCGGAGTTTGGCGCTGCGGCCACACAATGCGAGCCGGCGTCAGCACCCTCACCCTACCCTCTCCCAAAGGGAGAGGGTTTTGAAACCTGCACTAACACAAGCTCTGGTTTGAATAAACCGTTTTTGTGTTTTCAGCGGCGCGAACAGGGGGACGTGCTGCTGGCTGGTCACAAAATCGCCGGTAGCGCGCAGCGGCGGCAGCGCGGGGCGGTGCTGCAACACGGCAGCGTGCTGTGGGCCCGGTCGCCGTTTGCGCCGGAGCTTCCCGGAATTGCCGATTTCATCGACGGTTCCAAAGAAATGGCAGGCGCAAATTTACGGGGAATGAACGGGCTGCTGGAGGTTTGGCCCGTACGGCTGGCTGCCCGATTATCGCTGGATCAACAGCGAGAGGCACTGCCCGAGGCAGTAGTGTCAGCGGCCCGAGCAATCGAAAGAGGAAAATTTGGTGACGCGGGCTGGACTTGCCGGCGCTAA